TGGAGCCTTCACGCTCAGACACAAGTCAGGAAGGCGTTCCCGCTGGATTTGAGCGCCCAGCATGTGGAGGGGTTTCATTACAGTCGTAATTAAAGGATAAAACCCCAAACTACTAAGAGGATTCAAAGAGAACCAAATCAGAATAGTACAGAGGCTAACACGacatcatcatttatcattgtgtaaatgtatgtCAGAGTATGTAAAAATAACCAACACACATCAGACAAGGTTGATTGgtttcttacacacacatacattatggTGTTGCATTTAACCTGTACGTCATACTGACTTATGGGTACTGTAGTACTGTAGACAGTGTGGTAACATCCTTCTTGCCTGGAGAGAGGCTTGTGTTGTGTAGCAGCAGACCTCAGTCTGTGTGCAGAGCCCTTTGTGTGTCCTGGTCAGGAATGAGCTAACTCAGCGAAGGATCAAAGCCTCCAGATACATCCAGCCTGCAGGCCTcagtcaaacagacagacaggcaaataggcagacagacaggcagtcaaCCCGACAGGGAGTCGATGAGACACTGAGAGACTCGGTCAGGCAGCTGAACTCCGGCCCAAACTGCAGAGTCAGCTGGAGTCAGTCAGGCTGGGGTGCAAGTGGAGCAGCGCCCCCCTGTGGTCGTCCTCTCCTCTAACAcgtgctctgtgtgtctcccACAGGATGAAGAGAACGGAAATGCAACTGGAAAAGGTGAGTGCTCCTGCTAactctgtcagacacacactctgcaaATGTTTAGACATTTAGTTCTGATGAATCGGCGTCACTTAAGTGTCTCTGCAGTACATTAGGAtctattatattttgtttccttgtgTAGATGAAGCCTATTCAACTTTgggtgtggttgttttttttgttttgctttttgatatttcagggcaaaaatacataaataatgcatACACATaatctggatgtgtgtgtgtgtgtggtgtgtgtgtgtgtgtgtgtgtgtgtgtgtgtgtgtgtgtttaaacaggtTGTCAGCGGTCTCGTTTAGAGCCAATGGACACCATCTTTGTGAAGAGTGTCAAAGAAAATGGCCCCGCCCAACAAGCTGGACTGTGTACAGgtagaagacacacacacacacacacacacacacacaaacaaacagatgtacactcacacatgcacacacacacaaaagttagAAATCTGTCTAAACTGCCTTAACGAGCAGTAGCAGGCACTTTCCTCACTTTTTttgcaactgtttttttttagatggtaACCCTAGATTTGCTCTTTACTTCTCCGACATCTGCTTGcgttgtttctgttgttttttttgccagaaaGCTGCTGGTTGTGTCCTGtatgaaaccaaaagtcaacagTGACTTATTATTTTAGTATTAACACAAACTATGATCTATTTTTAACCCTAACCAAACGGTCACTGAAAACTTTTTCCAGTTTCACACCGGACAAAATCCCAGTTTTCCTGGATGAAAGTCCTGTGTTTCACCCAATCATTCACCACCACCTTCTTCTCCCTTTGACTGCTATGTAAGGCTTTGTCAAACTTAAACTAACTAGTTTGTTGCtctttaaaacagcaaatttagTCTTTTCTCTGCTAGACAAGAAAACCCACTGAAGACCAAGAGCTACTTTGCTGAATCAAGTGTGCATGTCTGAGAGTTTCACAAATCTGGAATTACTGTCTACACAAGTGGTTCTGTGTGGTTGAAagtcccctccagtctgcatgtcgaagtgtccttgggcaagatactgaaccccaaattgctcctgaagcctgcaccatcggtgtgtgaatgtgtgtgaatggttagctcctcaaactgatgagcagttggcaccttgcatggcagctaatgccatgagtgtatgaatgtgtgtgaatgggtgaatgagatgcgtactgtaaagtgcttagagtggtcggaagactagaaatgtgctatataaatacagtccatttaccatttgaaaGTAAAGACCACTCGAGGTTGACAGATTTTCTGGGAGTGTTAAGTTGTTGTTAAGATCTGTAGCAGGTAAGATCTGCCCCCCTGTGTGGTCAGCTGGGTGTGGTTACGGGtacaacaaatcacacacaaccacacccaTCAGTGGCACCAGGCGTGGTCAGAGAAGAAACAACCAGAGAGGGCAGTTCAGGTCTCTGATAGTATCCCTTCTATGTCAAGGAAACTAAACATGATGGTGAGGAAGCAGGTTTAAtgcatcacaaaaacacaaattaacatttaaatgtttctttattctttGGAACCTTCAGCTTCACTGTGCTGCTCTACTCCTAAAGCCAAACActcctctgactctctctctgtgtgtgtgtgtgtgtgtgtgtgtgtgtgtgtgtgtccaggggACAGGCTGGTGAAGGTGAACAGTGAGAGCATTCTGGGGAAAACGTACTCTCAAGTGATCGCACTCATCCAGAACAGGTGAGAGACTGGCGGTTTGAAATCACATCTACTGTTCACATCCGACCTGTGACTTATTCTGTTCATACATCTGGATCTTTATTTGCAGTGAAAACATTCTGGAGCTCTCCATTATGCCAAAAGATGAGGATGTGTTGCAGTTGGTAAGTGTGAGTATTATCTTTCttctattttctctcctttttttcttttcaccttgTTCCTGTGTGCAGACAGTTAGCTAGGCTGTTCCTGTAAAAGCGTGGATGGTGTGTTTCTGTAATACTTGTAGTTGCTAATTAAAGTCTAACTTCAGGGATCTGGAATTGTGCATGGTGCCATTATAGATCAGCAGTCAAAGACATGAGTTTGTACAGATGAAGACTGtgtgggaggaggtggtgtgACATCCGATGTAAAgaatcattaaacattaaaaacaatttcTACTTGATAAAATTGAATACACGTGTCATGAATGAATATATGCAAATTGAAGGTCAGCTTTAAGattgtacatatttttatcagtacttttatttttgacctCTTCATGCAACATTAAGTAGAAATTGGTGTTTTATGATTTAGCACcctcagagtgtaatcccactgtggtaattatggacagctgtatttgttctgattattttactcatgatcaaaaactagtgagtcgacagctttgctaacagccaaacatcaacaaggtcaacaacacaagacacagcagcagctaatatcactgtcagcatctgtctttcagccttttattttgtagtgttTTGTTATGGTATACTGAGAACATAgacactgagctcacagtccgggcagcccagctaacaaactgagctaacattagctaacagcagcaccAGTTCACAGGAGTTTACTTTACAGCGTTACGTACTGGGTGATCGTACCCTGAGTATGAAAGTTACAACGTGCAAGAACAGGCgtagagtgggaatgacagattTATATCTGCATGGTGCATGTTGCTCTCACTCTGCCCTGTAGTTGCTGCTTCCATCTTCTATGTCAGGTTTTTCATTGTGTTCTAACCTCTTCTCCTCAGGCGTACTCCCAGGATGCCTACCTGAAAGGCAATGAGCCATATTCAGGCGAGGCCCAGAACCTCCCTGAGCCACCACCTCTCTGTTACCCTGCCACCAAGGCCACCTCTGCTGCCCCGCAGCCCAGCCACAACCTCCACAGCCCCCTGGACAACTGGCAGTGCCGACCTGGCCCCACCACCTCTCCACTGGACAACCGCCCCCCTCCTGCATCTACTCCCACCTCCGGCTGGCCCGGGGGTCCTGAGGATTCCGGTAGCCACTCCGCCCCGTTGGGGCGGCACCGTGGCCGCTCATCTTCGGCCGTCAATGCGCTGGACTTTCACTTTGCTAACCACAACGCTGCCATTGCCTCTGCAACTCTGCCTCCACCACGAAAGAGCAGTATGCTGGCCTCCACCCGCACTCACACCGATGCTCTCTGCCACCAGGCTCTGTCAGACTGGTACTACAGCCAGGCTGAGGCTGCCGAGTGCATGTCCCCCAGACACCGCAGTGTATCTCAGGATCGTTTAGCAGAGCTGGGGCTAGGGTTGGCACTCGGCCCTGGACCTACATCTGCTTCCACGACCTCTATGGAGCATCGCAGAAGAGAAACCCTCCTACACCACCACCAGGCAGCTGCTGCTTCCCATGATTCCCATTGGCTAGGGAGCTGTGTATCAGGACCAGGAAGCAGGTCGTGCTCAGAGAGCCTGCTGGCAGCCTATGCAGAGTACGAGCACAACTATGGGCGATCTGTGGAAACACTAGCACAAGCCTCTGCACTCATAACGCCACGCTACGAACACTCTTCACAAGGCTCCCAAACGACGAAATACAGCGAGCTGAAAGACCAGAAAGTCTCAGCAGGACATCAGAACCAAACCACAGTTATATTGCCCATCACAGCCTCTTCCACAGTGCCTCCTAGTGGCAGGCGGTCAGGTCAGCAGATAGCTGAACCCCAAACAAGGCGAGTAAAAGAAGAGGAGCTGGTGGGCTACAGAAGCTACAGCCCGTCTTTCTCCCGCAAAGCTGGCCACCTCTTCCAGCAGGCCCACTCCTTCAGAGAGCCCAGCTACAGTGGCCCTCACCTCAACTGGAGCTCTGGCAGCAGAAGCAGCCCTGCGGACAGCGAGGGGGGGATGGTACCGAGACCCCAGTCTACCCCTGCCCTGTCGGCGTCAGAGGATGAGAGAGCCCAACTGGGTGAGGACAGGGAGGTCATATCCCCCAACTCCCTAAATCAAGAGGTGGTTCTGAGACAGAAGCCACCTTCCGGCCATCGAACCCCTGTTCAGACCCTCCGACATCCCCACTACACCACACCCGTGGAGTCACCTGAGCCCCCTGGTTTGACCCCTACACCAGGCACCCCGTCTCCTGTCTCTGGGGGGCCCGGCTCCAGCCGCAGGGCTAATGGTAGCCTGGCACAGCATGCATTCAACTCCCTGTCCTCTATTCCCTTCATAGGTTAGTGACCTTTTCTCTGTAGCAACTGACTAATACAGCTGTCAGAACACTTCACACCATGAGAACATTTCCCATAAAAGACAAAGTCATTTTACATTAATTGGTTATTAATTTCTTGTAAAATCCAAACCTTCTTTCTGTAGAGGACGTTACACTacactaactaactaattaCCACATTCAGGCATTAACAGGcacatttttgtatattttgaaCAATTATGTTGTCTGTTGCTACAGAGCTCTTCAGTATTTCACATAATTTATGTGAGGCTTCCTTAGTgcaccttttctttctgtttctatcCTCTTcaacatttgtctgtgtttatacctgtgtgtgtgtcatatacATGTCAACATAATGCTTGTACCCTCAGTGCGTTTAatgttctgtgtatgtttaAAACTTGTCTTGATGAATGCTGAATGTTAAATGTTCTTGTATGCGTTTGAACCTTTAGATGTCCAATGTAGATGGAGTTTCAGCTCTGGAAATATTTCATAGAGAGAACTAATCAGTAGTCTAGCTGATACTGCCATCAATGCTAGTAAGCCTAGCTTACTAGCTAACAAGTTAATACTAGCCTGTAATTATCTGGatataaattttaaaaaagtaattgcTGGTAAAAAGTAACACATACTCCATGCAACAAATGGAAAGTTAAACTCATAGGTAATTAAAAACATCCTTGATCATTCCAGTATACACAGGAGTTTTGCTGCACTTGGCGACGATGGTAAGGAataacttccttttaacaggcagaaacctcaggcagacccaagctcattgcTGGACGGTCATCCACCACGACCACAATTTACTGTATTAGTGTTAATATTAGATTATTGACTGTTTTCAGAcatcttatttattattcaggGACACTTCTTTAGTTATGTATAACTGGAGTTATTGTTGCTGTCAGAAAGTTTCACAGACATGGTTACATGGACTTTTCACATGGCTTCATGTAATTACGGTCAATGCTAAAAAAGAACAGTACATGTTAGCACATCACAAATGCACAAGTCAAACAAGAAGCTAATGGTGGCCAAATGATTGTGTCTTTCAATGGACTAAAGAGATTCTGTGAAGATGTAGTGATGTGACATTATCCTTTAAATAGTTCCTGTAGTTGTCATTTAGGTCCATCAGTAATTAGTCTTCACTGTAGTTCTCTATCAGAGTTTATTTCTGCCTCCAGAGTCGACCCCCATCAGAAAGATGTTCTAACAGAACCTGAGCGAGCTCTTAGCACGTCTTTGTcttgtcattgtttttaatcatttctcaTCCCTTGTTGCTCACCTGTGATGAAAACCTTGCAGATGAACCCACCAGTCCTAGTATTGACCTACAGGCCTGCTATGTACCAGCCTGCTCTGTGGTGCCCAGTTCCCAGGCCCCCACTGTGGCCACCCTCACTTCCACCTCTGTCtcccccaccctctcctccgtctcccCCTATGTCCGACTTCGTTCTCGGGACTGCAGTGAGTCTCTTTCACCCGCTGTCAATACTAAAAGGCTTCACAAAGGGCTAGACCAATATACAGCATGTTTTTCTAATATGATTTCAAACACCACTGAGGCAAATTGACAGTCAGTTATGTAATGCCTGATATATTTGTCTAGCCTTAACCTCAGACTTGTGTTAAAGGAGTACAGTGACGTACAAATAAAGAACTCCCTCCATGTTTTGGAGAAAAAACTCTTGCCATAGATTTTATCATTTGATAAGGAAGATTTATTAAATGGATCCAAAACTGTGAACTAAATATCTAAATGTCAAGGTATTCCTTTAATATGCACTACATATGTTTAACCCCTTAATTCATCCACCTGACCTCCTGTCATATTAATTACACACAGTTTGAAACAACAAATCACTTCACTcactcatcttcatcatgtcatgtcacatgTCTCTACCATACATTACATATTATGacactctgtctttctcctcctcctcctctctccctctctgacgtgccttttctctcttcaggCAGTATTAAAAGTCGGCGCTCCTCTTACCTGCTGGCCATCACCACCGAGAGATCCAAGTCCTGTGACGAGGGACTCAACACCTTCAGGGATGAAGGCCGTGTCTTCTCGTAAGTCAGCTACTCAGGAGACACTTTACAATCTGTATTCTGAACTCAACTCAGATGGGTCTGACCTGTGTACTTTGTGTTCCACAGCAAACTACCAAAAAGGGTAAAGAGCTTTTTCACAGATGGGGTGAGTCCTTAAACACAATTACATTTATGAGACTTGACTACATGAACATGTACTGTaatttctttcatatttcagcAACTAAGCAGACACTGTCAGACACTGTAGGTCAGGGGTCGACAACCTATGGCTTGCGAGacagatgtggctcttttgatgactgcatctggctcaCAAACAGAGGTAAAAGTAAGCCGGTACGGTCCGGTATTGTGTACCACTAAAACACAAAGTGGAGGTATGCAGTACCAGGAAGATAGGAGAGCGGCTGCCTGCTAAAGCCCTCATTCAGAACCAATCACGGCcgcactctgggtcagaaaatagatcttctagcaatatgcagtcttaaaaactactttgtctgtttaaaaattccTTTTAACTCATTCCGAATAGTTTCTGAACTGTCCGTGCTGTTTTAGTCCATGCTAGACGGAGCCTTGGCCAGgcgtctccctctctccccctcccctcagAGCGCCCAGCCTTTGAAACGTGTACCACGTTCGTTGCAAAATGTCCCAATTCAAATCAGTAGGAGAGTaagcagttgtgttttgtgttattttgttcaattttaacGATACAGAACAGCTcggaaaagaaactgcttatGAGCGAACGACCGGAGAGTTCACTCAGCAGTACGTGAAACACATTTctaacactgaatacaaataaatgcatgcatttatttgtattcaaaatgttaTATGGTTCtcacggaaatacattttaaaatatgtggttttcatggctctctcagccaaaaaaGTTCCCGACTCCTGGTCTAGTGTGTAATAcctttaaattgtgttttagtCTCTGGAGAGCCTGCGAGCCCAGGAGGAGGCCCGGTCCAAGCGCCACTCCACCTCTGAGCTGGGAACCATCACCTTTAGTGATGTTCGCAAGGAGGGCTGGCTGCACTACAAACAGATCCTCACAGAGAAGGGAAAGGTACTACATCAGTATACATGTCTTTGATTGCTTGTTACGGTTGATGAACTGTGATTGATGTTTTCTATTCATgtccttgtttgtgtttttcttactgtAGAAGGTGGGTGGTGGCATGCGGCCGTGGAAGCGCGTCTTCTCTGTGCTCCGTTTCCATTCACTTTTCCTCTACAAGGACAAGCGGGAAGCCGTCCTTCATGGGGCGGGAGCGGGGCCCAGCCAGGACGAACATCCTCCAATCAGCATCCGCGGCTGCCTGATAGACATCGCCTACAGTGAAACCAAACGTAAGCACACCCTGAGGCTCACCACACAGGACTTCTGCGAGTACCTGCTGCAGGCCGAAGACAGGGACGACATGTTGGCCTGGATCAGGGTCATCAGGGAGAACAGCAAGACAGACAACGAGGTTAGATCTTCATCATCGATTCATGTAACAgaatttacacaaacacacaatctaAATCTGTAATCTCTGTTTGCTCCAGGAGATTGGTTTCTCAAGACAAGCTCTCATCAACAAGAAGCTGAATGACTACAGAAAACACAGGTCAGCACCGTGGATTATATTTAGCaaaaagtctttgttttatAACAACTGTCCCTTATGATTTGTGTAATTAGAGTCACTAGAGCTCTGGGCTTCGCCTGTCACAAACCATAACTTTAAATGCAAAAACCAGAAATAACAagccatccttttttttttttttacagaaaactaAGGTCATGAGATTTTTTTAGATCCTCTTATTTACCACTGAAGCTTCAGAAACTGATTTCATCCTCTGTCTTTGTTGCTCTCACTTTCTGCAGTCTGACAGGTAATAAGCCAGACTCCTCTCCCAGAGCACATCGTATGATGCCTCCTTTCCTCCTGGCAAAGACTGACAACACCTCAGTGAACCGAACCTCCAGAACAGGTGGTTACAAACTGAGTCTGCTCTGTGTTCACCAgtatacaacaaaaaaagccaACCACTGCTGACTGCTGGTTAAAAACAGCAAAGTAAACACAGTTGATACGAGTGGTTGAGCTCACATTTGACTTTTCAGCCATGTTGGCATCGTAGCTCACTTTGGTCTAGACTGAAACATTCTAATACATTCAtgatccacagaggatgaaccctgctTCCTCTAGCACCATCATGTTAGTAATAATCACTTTTCactacgtgtgtgtgcatgtatgtgtacaCTCAGATGACAACAAGGCACTGTGGGGCATCAACATCATGAAGAAGGCCAAGAAGACAGGCAGTCCGAAGGCTTTTGGCGTGCGACTGGAGGACTGTCAGCCTGCTGTCAACCACAAAGTGAGCCTTCAGTGTTTTATGATGATCAACAGCTGAACCAGCAACATGATTCATGACATATGAATAACAGGAAGTCTACTTGTGTCTAAAAATCTGAAGtcacttatttatttcaataaaaatttgttttttaatgattgatagatgaaatacatttttattgggATGTGATCGGTAGGaggaatactttttttttttttggaaggaaAGCATGACAGAAAAAGTTTGGGAATCACTGCACtacattttcagaaaattcCATTAGTATCAAGTTATATCTAAAAATAACCAGAGTCGGAGAAACAACAGCTCCAGGCATCATCTAAAGATGGTGATACATCAGAGTTCTCTATACTGTGTACATTCAAATGCACCTCAAGGGCCCTTCAGCCAGTTGGCTTTACTTTAAATGTTAGAATGCAGCAGACAGAGTCATCTACTCCCTGTGTTATCAAAACGTACAAAGAcagaattatataaatatacgACAAATCATATTAACTGtattgatttaaacattttactaAAATAACAGGGTAgtgctgtctgctgtctctgtgttctgttaTGTGGGACTCTCTCAATTAGTCATCCATCTTTGTTTGACACTGCTAGAAGTAATTGATTACTTTATCTTTGCCTCTCtcattttgttgtgtgtctctctcctgtgtCTCCTTCTCTTTAAAGTTTGTCCCTCTGATAGTGGAGATGTGCTGTGATGTGGTGGAGGCGACTGGTTTGGAGTACACTGGTATTTACCGGGTGCCAGGGAACAACGCCATGGTGTCCAACATGCAGGAGCATCTCAACAAGGGTTTGGACATCAACACTGCTGAGGAGGTGTGAAGGATACATATTTATATCAGTATATCATTCAGAATCTTAAATACAGTAGCTGTAGTCCTAGTTTTATAGTTAGATTTGATCAGGTTATTTCTATAATAACCATCACCTTCTCCGTCTCCACAGAGATGGCAGGACCTGAATGTAATCAGCAGCCTGCTCAAATCCTTCTTCCGAAAACTGCCTGAGCCGCTGTTCACTGATGGTGCGTCCATTATATTCATTGTGAAGTGTAGCATGAATCCTCATGATTATTTCTCTGCCTGTTGTTTGCATGTAGACATTTCATTCATATGTTAGTCTATTCTTACTCTATCTACAGACAAATACAATGATTTCATTGATGCCAACCGGATAGAAGATGCAGAGGACCGGCTGAAGACCATGAAGAAACTGGTATgtgtcaaacagcagcagaacaggAATACATATATTTGTTatagattcattttaaaatcaaatctatcttttttttcttctcctttgctACACCCACGTCTTTGTGCAGATCCACGACCTTCCAAACCACTATTATCACACCCTTAAATACCTGGTGGGCCACCTCAAGAAGGTGGCAGATCACTCTGAGAAGAATAAGGTAACCTAACCCCTTGTATTAGCAGTTAGTTTGtgttcagacaaacagacatgaaCTTAACTTTGATATTATTTCCAGATGGAGCCAAGAAACCTGGCTCTGGTGTTTGGTCCCACTCTGGTAAGGACGTCAGAGGACAATATGACTGATATGGTCACCCACATGCCTGACCGCTACAAAATAGTGGAGACACTTATCCTGCACGTAAGAACCAACAGTTGTTCCCTCCAACATGAGAAATACTGCACTATTCTTTACAAGTTAGCTATGTACATTGTCTCAGCAACATCCAGTAATGCTGTGTTCTGTTACTTCAACAGCATGACTGGTTCTTCAGTAATGGAGAGTTTGATACAGAAGAGAAGGTACTTTAGACTACAGCAGCTGAGAATGGCATGATTACAGGGATGTTTTTGTACTCAGATATCCTcatttgtgctttattttgtgtgtgtgtgtgtgtgtgtgtgtgtgtgtaggcccCAGAGGATAAGCGGGACATGCAGCCTGTGCCCAACATTGACCATCTGTTATCCAACATTGGCAGGCCGGGCATGCCAGGAGAGGCATCAGGTGAGGAAGAGTCATAATCCCGAGACACTGAGGTCATAATCTAATCTGTAATAACTGTCAGGTACCACATGCTGTATGACCACGTCAAGTGTTTATAGCTGTTCCAAACAGCCACACtcaaaggcagagagaaaaacctGCCATCATACATTGATGATCAACAAAATGGTGACAATGGCACACACTTGGATAATATTTCTCTAAAAGAATTGATGGTGTTGCACTTGTATGCAAAAATTAATAGAAGTAGTTGTGTGAAGAATGAAAGCAAAACTTgagagagaagttcaaaccCTGCTTATGTTCTCACCTCTGCTCATCTGGCCAAATGCTGCATGACATTGATGTTGTTGGATCCAGTATATTTGGAAGGCATCAGATGTGACCGCCACAATTCTGATGTCAGAAAGATGTGGGAGGTTTCAGACACTGATCCAAGAACCACTCAGCTTGATGCATTCTGACCCCTTTTGTCCCCCAAAGAAAATTATATAGCTACAAGAATGCACAAATCTTCCTTTCTGGGCCCTGATGGAAACTCTGTTACCTGCTTGCGTAGGTCCACGGTAGTTCAGAATAAAGTGACTAAGAAGGGTAATGTTGTAAGTTTGCATTCACCCcaaagataaacagaaaaagatcAAAGAGCTTTTATGAGGATGATGACTAATGCCAATCAAAACCATAATGCTTCCGTCCATATTACACGTATACTCTACCAGTGGGTGGTCTTACCAAGTGAGAATCAGTTCAGTCTTCCCTTGCTAGAAGCTTTCTGTACTTCTCCAGCTGTAATGTTTCTGGCTCTGATGATGTTTCCTACTTTTCtcaatctctctttttttccggACCTTTCTACACTCGTTCTCTCTAGCTGAGACAGTGGATCAGCCTCTTCGGTAGGACCAGGTCTTcctccttgtgtgtttgtgtttggtgctTGGATTCATTTgcccattcatttattttctttgcgTCAGTCTTGGTTTTTCCACCAATATACCATCATTCCTGTCTTGGTGATGTTAAATATGAGCTCTAGCCATTTTTGCtgtgtaaaataaaagcagagggTTGATTTTAAAGGCAAATCCTCAGATAATGGCTAGAGTTCTTTCAAAAGGTTGCAGTACTTGCAGTGTGTGCTGTGATTAGCCATATATCACACCTTTGTACCATTCCTAACATTACTACCACCACTTGTCCAGTGATGACATGGTTCTAATCCACCTTATTCCTTTCTTATAGATTCCACCACCAGCGATTCACTTAAGTTAAAGGTAAGCATGAAGTCTCTTTCTTATTTACATACTTTAATTCTCTGAATAGGATCATGCATTCTGAAATATGAAGTATGGAGTAACCATTTTTGACTAAAATTTGAACCTTTCAGCTTTCTTCGGGTTCCAAGAAAGACCTGAATGCCAGGGACTTCCTGCCCATGTCCATCATCTCTGCTGTGACCCGCAAACGTAAAAAATGCCCCAGTACCCACCTGCAGGACAGTAGTGCTGACGAGGACTCCGAGCATGAGCCAGTCAAAGCCAGCAACTAcaggggagaagaaaaagataaaggggaggaggaagaggacagaggagaggaggagggagttaAAGGAGAACATATGAttcctaaaaaagaaaaaagggacgAAAAGGAAAATGGAGTGGAAGCTGGAGAaaccacagaggaaaaagatTCATTAGCAAGAGAAGACAGAACTGAAAAGGATGCGGAGAATGGAACAGACAATGGCgcaaaaaaaatagaaagggAGAGCAGGCAAAGAACAACCTTGCCAAGAAGTGCACAGCAAATACGTCCAAACAGTTTCCTCTCCTCACACATTCAGATCCATGCCACATACTCAAGACCCCAAACTGTGGCTAGTACTCCTTCCCATTTGAAGCCTCAGAATCTGGCTAGAGGACGCCCCACAGTTCCTTTCTGGATCTGCCCCACCAGGCTTCCAACCTCTAACCTCTACCAGGCTTCCAGTTTTCACGGGACCCAGCAGCCAGACTGGAACCAGTCAGCACCAGTCCGCTACAGGAAGATGAGAGGTGGGAGGACTAGGGCTCTATCCATGAATCTGGACCTTGAGCTGGGCAGGAGTGAGGACAGAGTTAGAggatggaggggagagagggtggaggtgatCAGAGTCAATGAGAGAACACCAGATCAGCATGGATGTGTTGGCGTTC
The nucleotide sequence above comes from Larimichthys crocea isolate SSNF chromosome XVI, L_crocea_2.0, whole genome shotgun sequence. Encoded proteins:
- the LOC104935191 gene encoding rho GTPase-activating protein 23 isoform X2, yielding MLRVSGVAPAPSGHEWKFQCSVGVDCSDAEPRCIWLAVLRGISPRASPRPTPITSPRRRGSRRVIQRHRLSWAKGRTDGMVSSNENKRRPLSSGEVEGMSWQGPRTIFLQKNSQGFGFTLRHFIVYPPESSLHSLKDEENGNATGKGCQRSRLEPMDTIFVKSVKENGPAQQAGLCTGDRLVKVNSESILGKTYSQVIALIQNSENILELSIMPKDEDVLQLAYSQDAYLKGNEPYSGEAQNLPEPPPLCYPATKATSAAPQPSHNLHSPLDNWQCRPGPTTSPLDNRPPPASTPTSGWPGGPEDSGSHSAPLGRHRGRSSSAVNALDFHFANHNAAIASATLPPPRKSSMLASTRTHTDALCHQALSDWYYSQAEAAECMSPRHRSVSQDRLAELGLGLALGPGPTSASTTSMEHRRRETLLHHHQAAAASHDSHWLGSCVSGPGSRSCSESLLAAYAEYEHNYGRSVETLAQASALITPRYEHSSQGSQTTKYSELKDQKVSAGHQNQTTVILPITASSTVPPSGRRSGQQIAEPQTRRVKEEELVGYRSYSPSFSRKAGHLFQQAHSFREPSYSGPHLNWSSGSRSSPADSEGGMVPRPQSTPALSASEDERAQLGEDREVISPNSLNQEVVLRQKPPSGHRTPVQTLRHPHYTTPVESPEPPGLTPTPGTPSPVSGGPGSSRRANGSLAQHAFNSLSSIPFIDEPTSPSIDLQACYVPACSVVPSSQAPTVATLTSTSVSPTLSSVSPYVRLRSRDCSSIKSRRSSYLLAITTERSKSCDEGLNTFRDEGRVFSKLPKRVKSFFTDGSLESLRAQEEARSKRHSTSELGTITFSDVRKEGWLHYKQILTEKGKKVGGGMRPWKRVFSVLRFHSLFLYKDKREAVLHGAGAGPSQDEHPPISIRGCLIDIAYSETKRKHTLRLTTQDFCEYLLQAEDRDDMLAWIRVIRENSKTDNEEIGFSRQALINKKLNDYRKHSLTGNKPDSSPRAHRMMPPFLLAKTDNTSVNRTSRTDDNKALWGINIMKKAKKTGSPKAFGVRLEDCQPAVNHKFVPLIVEMCCDVVEATGLEYTGIYRVPGNNAMVSNMQEHLNKGLDINTAEERWQDLNVISSLLKSFFRKLPEPLFTDDKYNDFIDANRIEDAEDRLKTMKKLIHDLPNHYYHTLKYLVGHLKKVADHSEKNKMEPRNLALVFGPTLVRTSEDNMTDMVTHMPDRYKIVETLILHHDWFFSNGEFDTEEKAPEDKRDMQPVPNIDHLLSNIGRPGMPGEASDSTTSDSLKLKLSSGSKKDLNARDFLPMSIISAVTRKRKKCPSTHLQDSSADEDSEHEPVKASNYRGEEKDKGEEEEDRGEEEGVKGEHMIPKKEKRDEKENGVEAGETTEEKDSLAREDRTEKDAENGTDNGAKKIERESRQRTTLPRSAQQIRPNSFLSSHIQIHATYSRPQTVASTPSHLKPQNLARGRPTVPFWICPTRLPTSNLYQASSFHGTQQPDWNQSAPVRYRKMRGGRTRALSMNLDLELGRSEDRVRGWRGERVEVIRVNERTPDQHGCVGVPQGSVVGPRSNQIDPLPRIAQEAPPVSSSSFLDQSSPGSSTVVLRRSALDPRDKARAWRRHTVVV